A single genomic interval of Eleutherodactylus coqui strain aEleCoq1 chromosome 3, aEleCoq1.hap1, whole genome shotgun sequence harbors:
- the LOC136621903 gene encoding CARD- and ANK-domain containing inflammasome adapter protein-like — MMSVASSGLFPPITSQEKFANPYAVQVLKTKKNELIEGIKNPEQLINLLVDHGIFSVEKKTVMSYYRTKTEKNSRLLDILLSKGERACRLFFYPCLKQIEPRLYNSIKSYVSHVNDTVKDGRRQLVGYLLERDKEDNQAPVKEPPEKRSRKENLAKKVKKEAQKPSVQIKEKKSSLVETPRQKVAQSSGGVFDAVMKGDLSLLESILKGSDVNAVNSSGETLLHVAASNGHVPVIEFLLSKGAKVDAKDKKRMTPLHRAAENGHVEAVSVLLQAGANMYSLDNDSQSPLHLAAQNNHHHVVKLFLQEEEKRYKNRSNFLHMEASKNNSRLVELLLENGANVDSLDEKKHTALYHAVSGGHEATVKVLLEAGATVDPSIIDVAFNTNNEYIFGLLLQYSKGLSADTMISAMFKAVKLNLFGIIKALIDKGTDVNARNDMQYTPLLLAAELGKSEAAQALIEKGAHIDDRTPNLNTALHLSVQGGDVPTLKLLLQKGINVDITGPGHQTPLHMAAYHNRPDLSDILLSAGANVNAVSKESLTPLHLASQRNNVDVAQNLIEHKANVNAKDKHSKTPLHLAVEGGGLALVQLLLNNKADPNVADKDKKTPLHIAAEEGKSEVVAALLSSQARYGVKDMDGCTPIHYATISGNMDIVKSLLKAGKNKNLEEKNVWRKTPLHLAAEHGHSDIIQLLLTNGVAIDPLDNNRDTPLHCACKSGHLSSVQTLVGWNQGQKANLQATNSLKKTPLQVAEAGTTDSHQQVATVLKKKMRIIK, encoded by the coding sequence ATGATGAGTGTTGCAAGTTCTGGGCTGTTTCCACCTATTACCTCCCAGGAGAAGTTTGCAAACCCTTATGCTGTACAGGTGCTGAAGACCAAGAAAAATGAACTCATCGAAGGCATCAAAAACCCAGAACAGCTCATCAACCTTCTTGTAGACCATGGAATCTTCTCCGTAGAGAAGAAAACAGTGATGTCCTACTACAGGACCAAGACAGAGAAGAATTCACGGCTGTTGGACATCTTGCTGTCTAAAGGTGAGAGAGCTTGTCGTCTCTTCTTCTATCCTTGTCTCAAGCAGATAGAGCCCCGATTATACAACAGCATCAAAAGTTATGTCAGTCATGTCAATGACACAGTTAAAGATGGAAGAAGGCAACTGGTTGGATATCTATTGGAGAGGGATAAGGAGGACAATCAAGCTCCTGTCAAGGAACCACCAGAAAAAAGGTCCCGTAAGGAGAATTTGGCCAAGAAAGTTAAAAAGGAGGCTCAAAAACCAAGTGTCCAAATCAAAGAGAAGAAGAGTTCTCTAGTGGAGACTCCGAGACAGAAGGTGGCTCAGTCATCTGGTGGAGTATTTGATGCCGTCATGAAAGGTGACCTGTCCTTGTTGGAGTCGATTCTTAAGGGTTCTGATGTTAATGCTGTAAATTCTTCTGGGGAAACTCTGTTACATGTAGCTGCCTCAAATGGACATGTCCCCGTCATTGAATTCTTGCTTTCGAAAGGTGCCAAAGTAGACGCCAAAGATAAAAAACGGATGACACCACTACACCGAGCAGCTGAGAATGGCCACGTGGAGGCAGTGAGTGTTTTACTCCAAGCTGGAGCAAACATGTACTCCTTGGAcaatgactctcagtctcctctaCACTTAGCAGCTCAGAACAATCACCACCATGTAGTGAAACTCTTCCTTCAAGAAGAAGAAAAACGCTACAAAAATAGATCCAACTTTTTACATATGGAGGCTTCTAAAAACAATAGTCGTCTGGTGGAGTTGCTTCTGGAGAATGGCGCCAATGTGGATAGTCTGGATGAAAAGAAGCACACAGCCTTGTACCATGCAGTGTCAGGTGGGCATGAAGCGACGGTCAAAGTGTTACTAGAGGCTGGTGCTACTGTTGACCCCAGCATTATAGATGTGGCCTTCAATACTAATAACGAATACATTTTCGGCCTCCTCCTACAATATTCCAAGGGGCTCTCCGCCGACACCATGATCTCCGCCATGTTTAAAGCTGTCAAGCTGAACCTTTTTGGAATAATCAAGGCGTTAATTGATAAAGGCACAGACGTGAATGCAAGGAATGACATGCAGTATACACCTCTTCTACTAGCTGCAGAACTGGGCAAGTCAGAGGCGGCACAGGCGCTGATCGAAAAAGGGGCGCACATAGATGACCGGACACCAAATCTAAACACAGCTTTACATCTGTCTGTTCAAGGCGGAGATGTTCCCACCTTAAAACTTCTGCTCCAGAAGGGGATTAATGTTGATATTACTGGGCCAGGACACCAAACCCCGCTTCACATGGCGGCCTACCATAACCGACCGGACTTGAGTGATATTTTGCTTTCAGCTGGTGCCAACGTGAATGCCGTGAGCAAAGAGTCCCTGACTCCCCTGCATCTGGCCAGTCAGAGGAACAATGTTGACGTTGCCCAAAATCTCATAGAGCACAAGGCTAATGTGAATGCCAAAGACAAGCATTCGAAGACGCCATTACATTTGGCAGTGGAAGGAGGTGGGCTTGCTCTGGTGCAATTACTACTCAATAACAAGGCAGACCCCAATGTCGCAGATAAGGATAAGAAGACCCCACTCCATATTGCAGCTGAAGAAGGAAAGTCTGAGGTGGTGGCGGCCCTGCTCAGTAGCCAGGCCAGGTATGGTGTGAAGGACATGGATGGCTGTACCCCCATCCATTACGCCACCATCTCTGGCAACATGGACATTGTTAAGTCTTTGCTGAaagctggaaaaaataaaaaccttgaaGAGAAAAATGTCTGGAGGAAAACGCCCTTGCATCTCGCAGCTGAGCACGGACATAGTGACATCATCCAACTGCTGTTGACCAATGGGGTGGCCATAGACCCCCTAGATAATAACCGTGACACCCCGCTGCACTGTGCTTGCAAATCTGGTCACCTGAGCTCTGTGCAGACCCTTGTGGGCTGGAATCAGGGGCAAAAAGCCAATTTACAAGCCACCAATAGTCTAAAGAAGACCCCATTGCAGGTAGCAGAAGCTGGCACCACCGACAGTCACCAGCAGGTGGCAACAGTCTTGAAAAAGAAAATGCGGATAATTAAATAA